The Methanosarcina barkeri MS DNA window CAAAAAACGCAAAGAAATATATCCATCTCCCCTATGTGGTAAAAGGCATGGACCTTTCCTTTTCCGGACTTTCCACGGCCGCCAGCGAAGCCCTAAAAAAAGCTCCTATTGAGGATGTCTGCTATTCTTATCAGGAAACAGCTTTTGCAATGGTTGTTGAGGTTGCAGAGCGAGCACTTGCTCACACCGGAAAAAAAGAAGTCTTGCTGGCAGGAGGAGTTGGGGCAAACACAAGACTCCGGGAAATGTTAAACGATATGTGCGAGGCCAGAGGCGCGAAGTTCTATGTGCCCGAAAAACGCTTCATGGGAGATAACGGGACAATGATCGCATATACCGGGCTTCTGATGTATAAGTCCGGAAACACTCTTTCCCTTGAAGACTCTCGCGTAAACCCCAGTTACCGGACTGATGACGTGAAAGTGACCTGGATCCAGGAAGGAAAGATGAAAAGGGTTCCTGAAATTTCCCCCGGAACTTCTCTCAAGCTCGGGGAAATGCTGGATAACGGAGCCGAGGCTATTGTTTACCTGGAAGAAGGACCTGAAGGGAAGAAAATACTTGTTAAGGAAAGAGTCCCGAAAGCTTACAGGTATAAAGAAATTGATGAAAGGATCAGGGTCGAAAGAAACCGGACAGAAGCCCGCCTGATGTCTGAAGCCCGGAGACATGGAGTTTCTACGCCGATTATCTATGATGTGGAAGATTTCAAGCTCAAGATGCAATATATTGATGGTGTCCCCATAAAATACCTGGTTACTCCTGAACATTCAGAAAAAGTAGGAGAACTTGTAGGGAAACTCCACAGTGCGGGTATAGTACACGGAGACCTTACAACCTCAAATCTCCTGCTTGCAGGCGAGAGGCTTTATCTCCTTGACTTCGGGCTTGCATATTACGACAAAGGACTTGAGGCCAGAGGAGTAGACGTTCATGTACTATTCCAGACTTTTGAGAGTACACACCGTAACCATGAGGCCCTTATC harbors:
- a CDS encoding bifunctional N(6)-L-threonylcarbamoyladenine synthase/serine/threonine protein kinase; this encodes MKNTFILGIEGTAWNLSAAIVTETEIIAEVTETYKPTAGGIHPREAAQHHAKYAASVIKRLLAEAKEKGVKPSDIDGIAFSQGPGLGPCLRTVATAARMLSISLGVPLIGVNHCIAHIEIGIWRTPATDPVVLYVSGANSQVISYMGGRYRVFGETLDIGLGNALDKFARGANLPHPGGPKIEAYAKNAKKYIHLPYVVKGMDLSFSGLSTAASEALKKAPIEDVCYSYQETAFAMVVEVAERALAHTGKKEVLLAGGVGANTRLREMLNDMCEARGAKFYVPEKRFMGDNGTMIAYTGLLMYKSGNTLSLEDSRVNPSYRTDDVKVTWIQEGKMKRVPEISPGTSLKLGEMLDNGAEAIVYLEEGPEGKKILVKERVPKAYRYKEIDERIRVERNRTEARLMSEARRHGVSTPIIYDVEDFKLKMQYIDGVPIKYLVTPEHSEKVGELVGKLHSAGIVHGDLTTSNLLLAGERLYLLDFGLAYYDKGLEARGVDVHVLFQTFESTHRNHEALIEAFKKGYQRTFIDSEDVLKRVEEIKKRARYA